TTTGCTTTGAATACTAGTGTTCATTAATTAGTTTGATGTCAATTTTACCTTAAGAAACAACAGTCATATGATTTAccaaaaatagtgttttcttTGGTGTATTGGAGTTCTATAGGTCTAATAAATAGGGTCTTTAGTTGTATGCACTATTGAGTATCCGCATAGTGCTAAAGGAATGGATTTTTGTTTATGCCCCGAACATAAATTAAACAACCTGCAAATGTACTGGGGCAAAGAAGTATGACACCGAAAACAGGAAGTTAAAACAGCGATTATGATTAACTATAAATGATTAGCCAACTGCACttcaaatcaataaaataatgagataacaaacaatacaaaaaacattaagtgTTCCGCAATCTcctattttttaaatgcttaagattatgaattaaataataattgtatttaCGTACATCTCATGTTAGAAGCATGactatgcaaaattttttttttaagttaaggtATGAGTTACCGTCGCGTCGCGGGGAATCTTGCACTTTGAGCAATTAGCGCGAATAGcactattttggtataataattcTTGAGAAcagaggcggcgctagaccaaaGTACTACTAATATAGTTTACTAGCGACAGTAGATGATAAGATAATACTacattaaccaaaacatctactattagatgactaccacttccaatggaacagggctgtagatgaaaaacaaaatgcacgactcgatctcacaaactttttcttaagtttcagattgctttaatttttaaaactttttatacatataaataagattttttgttaaatgttctaaaacgttaattcgttcttcaaatcaaacaaaataacaacatctagaatgaatttcagcaatttgatttcttttattagggcgcgtttttagaaaaaatcaaaatcgttagaaatcgctataaacatttttcggaaaaaaactattttaagaaaaatttatatgaaattttgcagaCATTTTTTATCtacattccaaatttcagaaaaattaaatgcaagttttcaaataaaaaataaaaatcaaactttcttcatcaaaatagaaaaactaataaaaactaacacttgattgctttttttttcataaaattgttaaagtcatttttgagtAAATTGTACTTTCTAAAAGTGGTATAATATAATAtagctatttattttaatgtagaaaTTCTTGTTTTCGTCAGTTTGTTCTCGgttttcttttttagaatataaaattATCAATTGAATTACCAATTAGAAAAAGGGAATAAATCTATCTCATCTTATTGTTGGCAAAACGTAAATAACTGCACAACTTCTTTATTTGATGGTTCTAAGAATGTTGTTAGGCTAGTCTCACGTtagtcttaaaatttgaaaatttacacttttcaaacaacctGTAATATAGCTGAGTGCCAttgctatattaaaaaaaaaaattaatttatcagtaggaagaagaatttgtttctttctttaaactattgttttttaaaatcacttgtATATAtgatttctattagaaaatcgttttttttttttctttattttgtatagagacaagatttacatcaaaatgtaattttaggaatattgaggacttattgcttcttttaattggtgattcaattttgcttttgagtTGAAGAAGAAGAGACCGGAAAAAACCAATTGGCTCTCCCTGCTAAATATaggaagatatataaaaaattgaaattgtttttgttgatgtttgcttcctctgttagatacttatcaatcatttaattttttttacgaaatagctgataaatacataaattattcgcatgtttgtttgagcaaaatttttgatttaaaacgggttttttaaagtttggtggattgtaaatccgtccgtattttgaaacatcaatgaatccgcaaaatgtgttcgaatacggaaTTTCGAACagcaaaaattcgaaaattccagtgaataaaatggtcctttttaatcattaaattggcggcggaaaacagacatgtgtttaagttaaaattggtagaaagtgtgaaaaatcagtttatataaattgcgagcgtaagcgaggaaagaatttttttaagggaaataaagtttacccattcttaagctttacaaaaaattatttcattcaattttaaatacctatacaaaattgaaaaaaagaaaaaaaaaaacagtttttatcactgagattttgtaacaaaaaatgtattcatttcattgagttttaaatttaattgggaattttaaaagcaaaattttagatAATCCAAGTTGCTTGGCAAACTAATTATCTGcttcacttgagaaaaaaaacaaacaataatcttaaattgtttaatttattttttctttcctacttttgcaaaaagtggccactTTTGTATGCTTCGACTCATCTCAATGCAATTATGGAAATCGAGTGGAAACAagccaatttcaattatttaattgttttgaataaagagaagagacatgttttttcagattttattatttctgagacattttcatttagcgcccgcggggcccctctaagcgcggggccgtgtgcgggggcacactccgcacaGCCCTTCCGCCGCCTCTGCGTGAGAACACTCAAAAttctaaagaaatttttttcaaggacCAAATAGGTCTCCGATGTTTTGGAAGTGTATCAGAGTGAAAGTTTGCGTTCaggttaatttttcaaaaaggaagTCAGAgcaaatatcttaaaaataaaataatcataaTAACAGTCAGAAATCCTACCCAACTAaactcataaggttagaggctAAAATTGGTGGCAAATAAAAGATTAGTTGATgttgatagtaaaaaaaatgtctgcatCATTCATAACTTTTAAGTTTGtttcaaataagaaaaattaatctAGTACACAATAACTCCGATAGtgaaaaaggtgtttttttactAAAGGTCAtacaatctatttttttttattttcagcaacAACTTGTCTTAAATTTGACATCAATTTTAGCCTCTAATCTTTTGAGCTATGCAAGCAACTAGGCAGTTGCCGATTGAACGATCACAAATCTTTTGATCTTTCAAACCAAAATTGTGACCTAATAATGATAATGAAATAAATAGCTAAACGTTTTAGCTTGTGAATTTGAATTTTGGTAGCTTTTCACTTTTACATATTACATTCGCATAGTTTTTTATCAGAATAGTCCAGGGATGGAATCAGCTAAGGTGATAGTTGATTGTCACCTTTCTGACATAACAAAAAGGTGATCGTCACTTTCAAAATCACCTTACGTGCAGCAAAAGTACTTATTGTATTGATCAACAATcaccttagccgattccaccccagaaCATCGCCGTTAAACAAAGCTATAGCGatagtaataaatattttatctcTTTCCAGTTGAAAAAGCCGGTGGAAAAGCTCTCCCATGCATTCTTGATGTCCGCGATGAGAGTCAAGTCAAGAGTGCTGTCCAAAAAGCAGTTGAAAAGTTTGGTGGCATCGATATTCTTATTAATAATGCCAGTGCCATATCTCTAACACCAACTGCTCAAACTGATATGAAGCGATATGACCTCATGCACCACATTAACACTCGTGGAACATTTTTGGTGTAAGTTTgttgtgtatttttgtttttctataaataatttacttaaaaCTTAACTCACTTTGTACTTTTCAGTTCCAAAGAATGTTTGCCTTATTTGGAAAAGAGTAATCATGCACACATTTTGAATATTTCACCTCCATTAAACATGAAACCACTTTGGTTTGCAAACCATGTAGCCTACACAATGGCCAAATACGGTATGTCTATGTGCGTCCTTGGAATGGCTGAGGAATTCAAACACATACCAATTGGTGTAAATGCCCTTTGGCCACGTACCGCTATTCATACTGCAGCTATTGAAATGTTAAGTGGTCCAGATAGCAACCAATTCTCAAGAACACCCGAAATTATGTCCGATGCTGCTTATGCTGTTTTGTGCCGTGAGCCAAAGGCTTGCTCAGGAAATTTCTTTATTGATGATGAGGTCCTTATATCAGAAGGCGTTACTGACCTCAAGAAATATGCTTGTGTTCCTGAAAACGCTGACAGACTGATGGGTGACTTTTTCTTAGATTCCACCGATATGTCAGATGAACTTAATAAAGTAGGAACACCAGTCAAAACTACCGAAGGCGGCAGTATTCCGAAATTGTTTGAGAAAATCGAAAGTCTACTTAGTGAAGAACTTGTTGGTAAGACCCAAGCAATCTACCAATTTAATGTGGAAGGTTCTGAAAAGGGAGTTTGGTTCTTGGACTTGAAGACTGGTTCAGGCAAGTGTGGCAAAGGAACACCACAAACAAGTCCAGATGCCATTTTGACAATGACATCGGATAACTTTAACGATATGTTTGCAGGTTTGTTTCAGACTTTATATCAGTTTAAgagttgtttttaattttgtattttgtttatttattaggTAAATTGAAGGCTCCTACAGCATTCATGTCTggcaaattgaaaattaatggCGATCTTCAAAAAGCCATGAAACTCTCGAAGCTTATGGGTGGTTTAAAATCAAAGTTGtagattaatttatttttttcttcttgttttagataaaatggaaaattgttttGGAAATATACATGTATTTTTATACCTAAAAATtggaattgtattttttatttgtattagaaactttttttttttagcttaacacaaaaataggtacatacataaatgaaaaaagaccAAACGGACGCTTAAccaaacaataatttttaatttcaccaATTGGGTAAATAGAGTAATGTCATTTCCTTCACTCCGCTTAGGAGTATTGACATACACTTAGAAGATTTAACATCTGGAGTAAGGATATTTACCCCATTTGTGgagagaagaaaaacaaaatattatccaGGAAAGCCCAGAAATCTTGATGTAACtcgatattttaaattaaactacgACCTCGTGGGAAAAAAATGTGGATTGGGGCCTATTGTGAATataaatttcgaaaataataatgaatagtttcaccttaaatttaaagatatcgacaaaaaaaattgcaagtggTTTAATTAATCAAATACATGTCGAGGGAAACAAAACTCCCAAGGAATAAAGTTTGAATGATTTTTCTACGACTacgaacagttttttttgtatatgagcTACATTCAAAGACAGATAACAGTTAAATCTTTGGAATCGAAtgcatataaattaaataataacacCCAAATAATAATGCACGATGATTCATGTttgacaaataattttaaatttgaaaaatcaaaaaaaaaaattggaagagGATAGAATTCGAACCATGATTTccagccctattgtgagttccggCGGAAAAGTTGTTCACGCTCGGACATCTCTCGGTATTTCCATCTTTTTTTCAGGTAATATGCGAGGTAGTCGATAGCTCTTTActgacttaaattttggtgccaAACAAGAAACTAGTTTAGCGGAATATGTAAATTTCCTTCGAGTACGATACCTTTAAAGATTCCgggagaacaaaaatattccagGTGGAAAACATTTCACGTGAATCTTACGATAGGGCTGATCTTGAGGctaattccatggtaactcaagTTACATTCAGAAAAATTTTCCGATACAtaaatataggtatatttttaccaatttcaatataaatttatacGAAAATACTGTCCATGAATGTAGCATTCCTTTTACTTTTATGATaatgtaaaacaaattttttaattttaaccaattactaagaaaaaataaaactctgTTGGTAACTCGCGTTACAGAAATCGGGCACGAGTTTTAAGAGTCcaacagtatgaagtttttctgtaaaatttagaatcttaatttatttttaatgaagattccacacatacaaaattacaaggtTTTATAAATTAGTGACTAATTTGTTCAATAATTcgaagaaaaaattgagaatatTTAGGTAaatgcggacatgagatttttttagatttttgacataagttatagaatatgtGTAAATTCACAAACGCATCACTGCAGAGATGATTTGCGATCATTCCTGTAGCACGTTCATAAACGCAAATAAATAGCATCACTTAAAAGTCAATCGTTCATTATTGCAAATTTGGATAAACTGATgcgcaaatatcaaacaaaaaagcatCAAGAATTTTCTTGATAACTTGGTGATGCCGACGCGATTTGGAGTAAAAATGAAGGAAAAGGACAATGAAAAGTATTTAATCAAAttctaaattgtttataaatgaataaatttgatgaaatttaGGGAATATTTTACCAGCACACAAATTAAACAACTAATAGAAAGCAAATTAATATATGAAGGTGAATTTATTGGAGGCAGAAAATTGAAGTCAGTATTGTGGAGGAATGTTCTGGAGGAGATAAAATGTGAGGCTCCAgattttaattataacaaagagtttttattagtA
This DNA window, taken from Episyrphus balteatus chromosome 2, idEpiBalt1.1, whole genome shotgun sequence, encodes the following:
- the LOC129908732 gene encoding hydroxysteroid dehydrogenase-like protein 2, with amino-acid sequence MNTGKLAGRTLFITGASRGIGKAIALKAAQDGANIVVAAKTAEPHPKLPGTIYSAAEEIEKAGGKALPCILDVRDESQVKSAVQKAVEKFGGIDILINNASAISLTPTAQTDMKRYDLMHHINTRGTFLVSKECLPYLEKSNHAHILNISPPLNMKPLWFANHVAYTMAKYGMSMCVLGMAEEFKHIPIGVNALWPRTAIHTAAIEMLSGPDSNQFSRTPEIMSDAAYAVLCREPKACSGNFFIDDEVLISEGVTDLKKYACVPENADRLMGDFFLDSTDMSDELNKVGTPVKTTEGGSIPKLFEKIESLLSEELVGKTQAIYQFNVEGSEKGVWFLDLKTGSGKCGKGTPQTSPDAILTMTSDNFNDMFAGKLKAPTAFMSGKLKINGDLQKAMKLSKLMGGLKSKL